A region of Patescibacteria group bacterium DNA encodes the following proteins:
- a CDS encoding PilN domain-containing protein: protein MVQVIPRKVAPQKSLVKKILPWSSLFLIALMVILYFVFDFQAKRAETSLVEVKNELGRTQTEEQAELQKIVLGFQKRIEDVAILLKDREKVSDILAFLETYIHPKVYFDSMTLNIETRLINLQGISEDFTSLGQQIFAFQQDPFIKEVKLSNVSLSVEGGVKFVIELFLPDKSEDITKK, encoded by the coding sequence ATGGTGCAGGTGATTCCAAGAAAAGTTGCTCCCCAGAAGTCCTTGGTCAAAAAGATATTGCCCTGGTCTTCTTTGTTTTTAATAGCGCTGATGGTTATCCTTTATTTCGTCTTTGATTTTCAGGCCAAAAGAGCAGAGACATCTTTAGTAGAAGTAAAAAATGAGCTGGGCAGAACTCAAACAGAAGAGCAGGCAGAGCTTCAGAAAATTGTTTTGGGTTTCCAGAAAAGAATTGAGGATGTTGCTATTCTATTAAAGGACAGAGAAAAGGTTTCAGATATATTGGCCTTCCTTGAGACATATATTCATCCGAAAGTATATTTTGATTCAATGACCCTTAATATTGAAACTCGGCTAATAAATCTACAGGGGATATCAGAGGATTTTACAAGTTTGGGCCAACAGATTTTCGCCTTTCAACAGGACCCGTTTATCAAAGAAGTAAAGCTGTCTAATGTTTCTCTATCTGTAGAGGGGGGAGTAAAATTTGTTATAGAATTGTTCTTGCCAGATAAAAGCGAGGACATAACTAAGAAATAA
- a CDS encoding prepilin-type N-terminal cleavage/methylation domain-containing protein translates to MINNNGFTLIEMLITVSVVSVGIVGVFMSVQQGIIAIDYANSRFTAALLAQEGVEIIKSIRDTNLLEYNYVSTGTAWNEGIRTGDIEAQYTDPQLTEPAMTQPICSPSCDPDDIRFLKKSITGFYNYDTGDDSRFKRLIHIESPNADQMDATITVFWNKRGGGYYSISLLQHLYNWW, encoded by the coding sequence ATGATTAATAATAACGGATTTACATTGATAGAAATGCTTATCACCGTCTCTGTGGTGAGCGTTGGCATTGTTGGCGTTTTTATGTCGGTCCAACAAGGGATAATTGCAATTGATTACGCTAACTCCCGATTTACCGCAGCCCTACTTGCTCAAGAGGGAGTAGAAATTATTAAAAGCATTAGAGACACGAATCTTTTGGAATATAATTATGTTTCCACTGGCACTGCTTGGAACGAGGGAATTAGAACAGGAGATATTGAAGCACAGTATACAGACCCTCAATTAACAGAACCCGCCATGACACAACCAATATGTAGTCCAAGTTGTGACCCTGATGATATCAGGTTCCTTAAAAAATCCATTACAGGATTTTACAATTACGATACAGGGGATGATAGCAGATTTAAAAGATTGATTCATATAGAATCACCGAATGCTGACCAAATGGATGCGACTATTACTGTTTTTTGGAACAAGAGGGGCGGAGGGTATTATAGTATTTCTCTGCTTCAGCATTTATATAATTGGTGGTAG
- a CDS encoding PilT/PilU family type 4a pilus ATPase has translation MIKDHKKFLDDLLTLAVKKGASDIHFSSSKSPILRIASRLTPLTKEAELKSDDIVSIVKVLLSQNYSQERFDKFLREREIDFSYDSGDKGRFRGNAYFQQGKVSCALRFLSRKISTIEDLNLPPVLNLFSQAHQGFVLITGPSSQGKSTTLAALIDAINHSRSCHIITIEDPIEYVFEDDLAIIDQREVFSDTLSFARALRSTFRQDPDVIMLGEMRDPETIAIALSAAETGHLVFATLHTNSAAQTIHRIVDSFDDNRQKQIRAQLSTSLLGIVSQRLIPNIKGGLTPATEIIFNNPAIANLVREGKIHEIPIVIETSSEEGMISLNKSLALLVQDKEITRESAFKFTTNPDGLRTLLGGKF, from the coding sequence ATGATAAAAGACCATAAAAAATTTTTAGATGATTTATTAACTCTTGCCGTTAAAAAAGGCGCTTCTGATATTCATTTTTCTTCTTCCAAAAGTCCAATTTTGCGGATAGCAAGCCGACTAACCCCGCTCACAAAAGAAGCAGAGCTTAAGTCAGATGATATTGTTTCCATAGTCAAAGTTTTGTTATCACAGAATTATTCACAAGAAAGATTTGATAAATTCTTAAGGGAGAGGGAGATTGATTTTTCTTATGACTCTGGTGATAAGGGCAGGTTTAGAGGAAACGCATATTTCCAGCAGGGTAAGGTGAGTTGCGCTTTGAGGTTTTTATCAAGGAAGATTTCAACTATTGAAGACCTGAATCTCCCGCCAGTTCTTAACTTGTTTAGCCAAGCCCATCAGGGGTTTGTTTTAATAACAGGGCCTTCCAGTCAAGGAAAATCAACCACTTTGGCTGCCTTGATAGACGCTATTAATCATTCTCGGAGCTGTCATATCATAACAATTGAAGACCCTATTGAATATGTGTTTGAGGACGATTTGGCGATTATTGACCAAAGAGAGGTCTTTAGCGATACATTATCTTTTGCCAGGGCTTTGCGTTCTACTTTTCGCCAAGACCCGGATGTGATTATGTTGGGAGAGATGCGCGACCCAGAAACAATCGCCATTGCTCTTTCAGCAGCAGAAACCGGACATTTGGTCTTTGCCACTCTTCATACCAACTCTGCTGCCCAGACAATACACAGGATTGTAGATAGTTTTGATGATAATCGGCAAAAGCAAATCCGCGCGCAATTATCCACTTCGCTTTTAGGCATTGTCTCCCAGCGGTTAATTCCAAATATCAAAGGAGGACTTACTCCTGCCACGGAAATAATTTTTAATAACCCTGCGATAGCCAATCTTGTCAGAGAGGGCAAGATACATGAGATTCCGATAGTAATAGAGACCTCATCTGAAGAGGGAATGATTTCCTTAAATAAATCGTTGGCGCTTTTGGTTCAAGATAAGGAAATCACAAGGGAGTCAGCATTTAAATTTACCACAAACCCAGACGGATTGAGAACCCTATTAGGAGGCAAATTTTAA
- a CDS encoding prepilin-type N-terminal cleavage/methylation domain-containing protein — MINNYCSTKSKETGMTLVEALITVAIVGILLATSFLAYRPRGQELALQRSAFKIASDIEIVREMAMSARKNVGGEIPIGGYGIYFDIANPSSYILFADSDASKNRKSDGSEDIKTLDIEDGIVLSILSPSNPVNITFVSPSPDVFLQGGATVGQIDITVAIQADISKTKIISINKAGLISTDQ; from the coding sequence ATGATAAATAATTATTGTTCAACAAAGAGTAAGGAGACAGGCATGACCTTGGTTGAGGCCTTGATTACCGTTGCGATAGTAGGAATTTTATTGGCAACAAGCTTTTTGGCTTATCGGCCAAGAGGGCAGGAGCTTGCCCTGCAGAGGTCTGCTTTCAAGATTGCATCTGATATTGAGATTGTTAGAGAAATGGCAATGTCAGCGCGGAAAAATGTTGGCGGAGAAATTCCTATTGGCGGATACGGTATTTATTTTGACATTGCAAATCCATCGTCTTATATTCTATTCGCTGATTCAGACGCAAGCAAGAATAGAAAATCAGACGGTTCCGAAGATATTAAAACATTAGACATAGAAGACGGAATAGTGTTAAGTATTTTGTCGCCCTCTAATCCAGTAAACATCACATTTGTTTCTCCTTCCCCTGATGTTTTTTTACAAGGAGGCGCCACAGTGGGACAAATAGATATAACCGTAGCAATACAAGCGGATATTTCTAAGACAAAAATTATCTCTATAAACAAGGCGGGATTGATTTCCACTGACCAATGA
- a CDS encoding response regulator yields the protein MKKVLLVEDDPFLIDIYSTKLGESGFEVHLAKDGGAVLDFSKKIKPDIIILDIVLPHIDGWQILKQLRVEEGLKHTKIIILSNLSQKEEVEKGLSLGADKYLIKSDYTPTQVIDEINKVSH from the coding sequence ATGAAAAAAGTATTATTAGTAGAGGATGACCCATTTTTAATAGATATTTATTCCACAAAACTTGGTGAATCAGGGTTTGAGGTTCATTTGGCAAAGGACGGAGGAGCTGTATTAGATTTTTCCAAAAAAATTAAGCCAGATATAATTATTCTGGATATTGTTTTGCCGCACATAGATGGGTGGCAGATATTAAAACAACTAAGAGTAGAGGAGGGGCTTAAGCATACCAAAATTATAATCCTGTCCAATTTGAGTCAAAAAGAGGAGGTTGAAAAAGGACTTTCGTTAGGGGCTGACAAATATTTAATTAAGTCGGATTATACTCCTACGCAAGTCATTGATGAGATTAATAAAGTTTCTCATTAA
- a CDS encoding type II secretion system F family protein: MQFNYQARTKNGLIQVGVIEVSSRNDAVSLLQKEGLYITHLEEVTKRPFYFRQIDLLNRAGKKDVMMFCRELALMLKSGVGLVESLRALAEQTEKSVFKAQIVEVSEDVEGGVYFSEALSKFPKIFSNFFINIIKAGEASGKLSESLNYLAQHLEREYNLINKIKSGMTYPAFILLVFLGIGGLGIFMVLPSFQDTLSSLEVELPVLTRAVLGLGEAARTWWWAFLIGIILIVVLIRRYSKTDEGREIIGKIVLKIPILGKTVRRVYLTRFTENLSTLILAGLPITQALDIVSGAAGNKTYQRIIMETQEGVRRGELMSSVLEKYPKDIPGLVTQMIKVGERTGRLDESLMHIANFYESEVNRNIDALIDIIEPVLIVVLGGMVALLMVSIIVPVYKGVSSFGF; encoded by the coding sequence ATGCAGTTTAATTATCAAGCAAGAACAAAAAACGGATTAATCCAAGTTGGAGTGATAGAAGTGTCATCACGGAATGATGCTGTTTCTCTTTTGCAGAAAGAGGGTCTTTACATCACCCATTTAGAGGAAGTGACGAAAAGACCGTTTTATTTCCGTCAAATAGACCTGCTTAATAGGGCAGGGAAAAAAGATGTTATGATGTTCTGTCGAGAACTCGCCCTAATGTTGAAATCAGGAGTCGGATTAGTGGAGTCATTGAGGGCATTGGCAGAGCAAACCGAAAAATCAGTGTTTAAGGCACAGATTGTTGAGGTATCAGAAGATGTTGAAGGTGGCGTATATTTCTCAGAGGCATTATCAAAATTTCCGAAGATTTTTTCCAATTTTTTTATCAATATTATAAAAGCAGGCGAGGCGTCTGGAAAATTGTCAGAGAGCTTAAATTATTTAGCCCAGCATCTTGAAAGAGAGTATAATCTAATTAATAAAATTAAGAGCGGAATGACTTATCCGGCGTTTATTCTCTTGGTATTTTTAGGAATAGGAGGACTGGGAATATTTATGGTGCTTCCGTCATTCCAAGATACGCTTTCATCGCTTGAAGTGGAATTGCCTGTTTTAACACGGGCGGTTCTCGGATTAGGTGAAGCAGCGAGGACATGGTGGTGGGCATTCTTAATAGGCATTATTCTAATCGTGGTCTTGATTCGGAGATATTCTAAAACCGATGAAGGAAGAGAAATAATAGGAAAAATTGTTTTAAAGATACCTATATTAGGTAAAACTGTCAGGAGGGTGTATCTAACGAGATTTACGGAAAATCTATCTACATTGATTTTAGCAGGCCTGCCAATTACTCAAGCATTGGATATAGTGAGCGGCGCTGCAGGCAATAAAACATATCAGAGAATAATAATGGAGACACAAGAAGGAGTGAGGAGGGGAGAATTAATGAGCTCTGTTTTGGAAAAATACCCAAAAGACATTCCGGGATTAGTGACTCAAATGATTAAGGTTGGAGAGAGGACCGGACGGCTTGACGAGTCGTTGATGCATATTGCTAATTTCTATGAATCAGAGGTTAATCGAAATATTGATGCTTTGATAGATATTATTGAACCGGTCTTGATAGTTGTGTTAGGCGGGATGGTCGCATTATTAATGGTTTCTATCATAGTCCCTGTATACAAAGGCGTATCTTCTTTCGGATTTTAG
- a CDS encoding type II secretion system GspH family protein, with protein MKALLKKRKGFTIVELLIVVAIIGILATIVIVSLKEASDRARNTKIITSVTQIRKIAEDMYIQEAGGYESLCISGELNGGYSDILTILENDVEKYGGDMVSCYDSRYSYCVSAQLTGSTTKYFCIDDQGSNIESTSNACSDINIACE; from the coding sequence ATGAAAGCTTTGCTTAAAAAAAGAAAAGGGTTTACTATAGTTGAACTGCTTATAGTAGTGGCTATTATTGGTATTTTGGCAACCATTGTCATTGTTTCTTTAAAAGAAGCGTCAGACAGGGCAAGGAATACTAAGATAATCACAAGCGTAACACAAATCAGAAAAATCGCTGAAGATATGTATATTCAGGAGGCAGGCGGATACGAGTCATTATGTATATCCGGCGAATTGAATGGTGGCTACAGCGATATATTGACTATTCTGGAAAACGATGTGGAAAAATATGGTGGAGATATGGTAAGCTGTTACGACTCGCGCTACAGTTACTGTGTAAGCGCTCAACTCACTGGTAGCACAACAAAATATTTTTGCATTGATGACCAGGGAAGCAATATTGAATCAACAAGCAATGCCTGTAGCGACATCAATATTGCCTGTGAGTGA
- a CDS encoding GspE/PulE family protein, which yields MNLINQLLKQRVIDKKIADSLVKESASSGRTIEEVILSKQLLPENKLFQIKSDTLGIPLKEIISQDIPGDVLELIPQDSAEHYKMVPLEKKQNMLEVAMVYPEDLKAQEALNFLARQRGFNYRVSLITLSSFQNFLKKYQNLGREVKTALQELERQLQPGRQDSALKTKEEIVQKRSEAPISKTVAVILKHAVEGRASDIHIEPMPGRSRIRFRLDGILHSSLFLPQEVHPSIVARIKIISKLKIDETRIPQDGRFSVNMNNQNIDFRVSTFPTTLGEKVVMRVLNPDLRVSTFEELGLVGRNLEILKKAAKRPYGMILSTGPTGSGKTTTLYVVLDSVNKEGVNIITLEDPVEYFISGVSQSQVKPEIGYSFATGLRHVLRQDPDIIMVGEIRDNETAELATHAALTGHLVLSTVHTNNALGAIPRMIDLGVRAFLLPSSTNAIIAQRLVRRLCPHCKKKIAASGKMKELIIDEMKGLPDWAKDEYGAGTNIQIWEPVGCSQCGESGYVGRVGVFEILEMTKALGDIIISEPSENKILAEANNQGMISMRQDGILKVLKGETSLEEVIRSTSEER from the coding sequence ATGAATTTAATAAACCAACTATTAAAACAAAGGGTTATTGACAAGAAGATTGCAGATTCTTTGGTAAAAGAATCTGCAAGTTCTGGACGAACCATTGAGGAGGTTATATTAAGCAAACAATTATTGCCGGAAAACAAGCTTTTTCAGATAAAAAGCGATACTCTTGGCATCCCCTTAAAAGAGATTATCTCGCAAGATATTCCGGGCGATGTTTTGGAGCTTATTCCGCAGGATTCCGCAGAGCATTATAAGATGGTTCCGCTGGAGAAGAAGCAGAATATGCTTGAAGTGGCGATGGTTTATCCAGAAGATTTAAAGGCGCAAGAGGCCTTGAATTTTTTAGCCAGGCAAAGAGGATTTAATTATCGCGTGAGCTTAATTACCTTAAGCAGTTTTCAGAATTTTTTGAAGAAATATCAAAACTTGGGGAGAGAAGTTAAAACAGCTCTTCAAGAATTAGAGAGACAGCTTCAACCCGGGAGACAAGATTCTGCGTTAAAAACCAAAGAGGAAATCGTTCAAAAAAGAAGCGAGGCCCCTATCAGCAAAACCGTTGCAGTTATCTTAAAACATGCTGTAGAAGGAAGGGCCTCGGATATACACATAGAACCCATGCCAGGCAGAAGCAGGATAAGATTTCGATTAGACGGTATTTTGCATTCCAGTTTATTCCTGCCACAGGAGGTTCATCCTTCCATAGTAGCCAGAATTAAAATTATATCTAAATTAAAAATAGATGAGACGCGAATTCCGCAAGATGGCCGTTTTTCCGTAAATATGAACAATCAAAATATTGATTTTAGGGTTTCAACCTTTCCAACAACGCTTGGCGAAAAAGTAGTAATGAGGGTGCTTAATCCTGATTTAAGGGTTTCCACATTTGAGGAATTAGGGTTAGTTGGAAGAAATTTAGAGATTTTGAAGAAAGCGGCGAAAAGGCCTTATGGTATGATATTGTCCACAGGACCTACTGGTTCTGGGAAAACAACTACGCTTTATGTTGTCCTGGATTCTGTTAACAAGGAAGGCGTTAATATCATCACACTGGAAGACCCAGTAGAATATTTTATCAGTGGTGTGAGCCAATCGCAAGTAAAGCCAGAGATTGGGTATAGTTTTGCTACCGGATTAAGGCATGTTTTAAGACAAGACCCGGATATAATTATGGTCGGAGAAATTCGTGATAACGAAACCGCAGAATTAGCCACACACGCAGCGCTTACAGGACACTTGGTTCTTTCAACCGTCCATACTAATAATGCTTTGGGCGCAATTCCAAGAATGATTGATTTAGGAGTCAGGGCGTTTTTGTTGCCTTCCAGTACAAACGCAATAATCGCCCAGAGATTAGTTAGGCGACTTTGTCCTCATTGCAAGAAAAAAATTGCTGCAAGCGGGAAGATGAAGGAATTAATAATTGATGAAATGAAGGGCTTGCCAGATTGGGCGAAAGATGAATATGGCGCTGGAACGAATATTCAAATTTGGGAACCTGTCGGCTGTAGTCAGTGCGGAGAAAGCGGGTATGTCGGCAGAGTCGGGGTATTTGAGATTTTAGAGATGACTAAAGCGCTTGGAGATATAATTATATCTGAACCAAGCGAGAATAAAATACTTGCCGAAGCCAATAATCAGGGGATGATAAGCATGAGACAGGATGGAATATTGAAAGTTCTGAAAGGAGAGACATCTTTAGAGGAAGTTATCAGGAGCACATCCGAAGAGAGGTAA
- the pilO gene encoding type 4a pilus biogenesis protein PilO has translation MKYAIIIVAVSILISLTLGIFLVWPQYRGFRDIQSQLNQKELQLENQNKYIQSLKVAKKEMDERSDIVSKIESALPIGSDAPSLLEFLQNASASSGISLDNISLEKASPGDEKERVKSHFFSAELSGSYFSFKNFLFALETSSRLIEVEQTNFSVPLTEGQSALIKIRARISSY, from the coding sequence ATGAAATACGCTATTATCATTGTCGCTGTGAGCATATTGATTTCCCTGACATTGGGCATTTTCTTAGTTTGGCCTCAATACAGGGGCTTTAGAGATATACAGAGTCAGTTGAATCAGAAAGAATTGCAGTTGGAAAATCAGAATAAATATATTCAATCACTGAAGGTCGCTAAAAAAGAAATGGATGAGCGGTCGGATATAGTTTCTAAAATTGAGAGCGCTCTCCCCATTGGTTCTGACGCGCCTTCTTTGCTTGAGTTCCTGCAAAACGCATCTGCCTCATCTGGCATTAGTTTGGACAATATTAGCTTGGAAAAGGCCTCTCCTGGCGACGAAAAAGAGAGGGTTAAGAGCCATTTTTTCAGCGCAGAATTGTCTGGTTCTTATTTTTCATTTAAAAATTTCTTATTTGCCCTTGAGACGAGTTCCCGCTTGATAGAGGTGGAGCAAACAAATTTTTCTGTGCCATTAACAGAAGGGCAATCAGCATTGATTAAAATTAGAGCAAGAATCAGTTCGTATTAA
- a CDS encoding prepilin peptidase, whose protein sequence is MIIYYLLIFIFGLIVGSFLNCVIYRLEKKESFLHGRSFCPNCKHSLAWYDLIPLLSFILLRRKCRYCHKSISWQYPIIETATGALFLLIFNFSAQGGQAIFNEISIFNSSAMSSLPNGFQFLNFVYYLLIACFLIVIFVYDLKHFIILDKVLIPAIAISLIYRLVGALFLNNQLSIINYLLSAFGAAGFFLLIYLISKGKWLGFADVKLVILLAMILGWPKIALSLFLSFFIGAIIGIGLIVFSGKKLKSEVPFAPFLITGTLIALFWGQHLIDWYSALIF, encoded by the coding sequence ATGATTATTTATTATTTGTTAATTTTTATATTCGGTCTTATAGTGGGTTCATTTTTGAACTGCGTGATTTATCGGTTGGAGAAAAAGGAGAGTTTTTTACATGGCAGGTCATTTTGTCCTAATTGCAAGCATTCTTTAGCTTGGTATGACCTGATTCCATTATTGAGTTTTATTCTTCTGCGCCGAAAATGCCGTTATTGCCATAAATCAATCTCTTGGCAATATCCAATTATAGAAACAGCAACAGGGGCGCTATTTCTGCTAATTTTCAATTTCTCCGCCCAAGGCGGGCAGGCAATTTTCAATGAAATCTCAATTTTCAACAGTTCGGCCATGAGCTCACTGCCGAATGGTTTTCAATTTTTAAACTTTGTCTATTATTTATTGATTGCCTGTTTCCTCATTGTTATTTTTGTTTATGACTTGAAGCATTTCATAATCTTGGACAAGGTCTTGATTCCAGCAATCGCCATATCTTTGATATATAGGTTAGTCGGCGCCTTGTTTTTGAATAATCAATTATCAATTATTAATTATCTGCTTTCTGCTTTTGGCGCTGCTGGTTTTTTCCTTTTGATATATTTGATCTCCAAGGGCAAGTGGCTTGGATTTGCAGATGTTAAATTGGTAATACTTTTGGCAATGATTTTGGGCTGGCCTAAAATAGCCCTGTCTTTGTTTTTAAGTTTTTTCATCGGTGCTATAATAGGTATAGGACTGATAGTTTTCTCCGGGAAAAAGCTTAAAAGCGAAGTTCCGTTTGCCCCATTTTTAATAACCGGAACATTGATTGCCTTATTTTGGGGTCAGCATCTCATTGATTGGTATTCCGCTTTGATTTTCTGA
- a CDS encoding prepilin-type N-terminal cleavage/methylation domain-containing protein, giving the protein MQNRKQKKRNNKNNGFTLIEVVVVAGIFSVLMIVISGVFIAALKAERNILESKKVLGELSYAIEYMTRALRMAEKDTSGTCIPNGSNYQLTARDGIKFINILQSSACQEFFVNDGKIKYATGAEELELTSADVNVLVLKFEIINETESDNLQPFVTIQIKADTPNSTTLELQTSVSQRNPDIR; this is encoded by the coding sequence ATGCAAAACAGGAAACAAAAAAAGAGAAATAATAAAAATAATGGCTTTACCCTTATTGAGGTTGTTGTTGTGGCAGGGATATTTAGTGTTTTAATGATAGTTATTTCAGGAGTTTTTATTGCAGCTCTCAAAGCAGAGAGGAATATTCTTGAGTCCAAAAAAGTTTTAGGAGAATTAAGTTATGCTATAGAATATATGACCCGGGCCTTGAGAATGGCGGAAAAAGACACTTCTGGCACCTGTATCCCTAATGGTTCTAATTATCAATTAACAGCCAGGGACGGCATAAAATTTATTAATATTCTTCAATCAAGCGCTTGCCAGGAATTTTTTGTAAATGATGGGAAAATCAAGTATGCGACAGGGGCTGAAGAACTTGAGCTAACCTCTGCAGATGTAAATGTTTTAGTGTTAAAGTTTGAGATTATTAATGAGACAGAATCAGATAATCTCCAGCCATTTGTAACGATACAGATTAAGGCAGACACGCCTAACAGCACAACGCTTGAACTTCAGACCAGTGTTTCGCAAAGAAATCCTGATATCAGATAA